Proteins encoded by one window of Palaeococcus ferrophilus DSM 13482:
- a CDS encoding alkaline phosphatase family protein, with product MRENDVKVFVLGLDGGSWNVIMPLITEGKLPTFKRLLEKGAYGKLKSIIPPISVPAWKCYFTGKDPGKLGVYAFLKFDPGTYKLKVADSRDFKSLDLADILGMHNKRIVIYKMFSTYPAKKVNGVMITDFPNLPKGTYPEGLYEIIKKKFGEIFHNIAFTTDRVRTYEIVLEETKRDFEVIKWLITENNPDFVHMSVPHTDGVQHFFWRDMLDPESPYHDYIERMWVMVDGLVGDLLKFLESTGDKWYFFIMSDHGFTECKYRFNIANWLIKKGYLKLTFRGKVIRSVSRIISLDTAYKIVEKTIKFGNEKLRIKRLKWGVQHKLAGDVLYQVIGFKNTKVIPIEGQLLYLNRRLFKNEEERKRFVTQLVSELKNIIRPDGEPFTLEIYEGHQLYNENAPDIILLPNQTYVYSLPFIHSDWDIPPEGKWTGMHDLYGIFVAVGGGIKENYEVDGARLVDLMPTILQVYGIPIPKDVSGKVLRDIFEDREFREEEPEYVDYNLKMQVRKIAKKLKL from the coding sequence ATGAGGGAGAATGATGTTAAAGTTTTTGTGCTGGGGCTTGATGGAGGCTCTTGGAATGTCATAATGCCGTTAATCACGGAAGGCAAGTTGCCCACATTCAAAAGGCTTCTTGAAAAAGGGGCTTATGGCAAATTAAAAAGTATCATACCACCAATCTCGGTTCCTGCTTGGAAATGCTATTTTACTGGAAAAGATCCCGGCAAGTTGGGGGTTTATGCATTTCTCAAGTTTGATCCAGGAACGTATAAACTAAAAGTCGCGGATTCTCGTGACTTTAAGTCTCTTGATCTTGCGGACATCTTGGGTATGCATAACAAAAGAATTGTAATCTACAAAATGTTCTCTACATATCCAGCCAAAAAGGTTAATGGTGTTATGATAACGGATTTTCCAAACTTGCCCAAGGGAACTTACCCGGAAGGGTTGTATGAGATCATTAAGAAAAAATTTGGGGAAATCTTTCACAATATTGCTTTTACTACGGACAGAGTACGCACCTATGAAATAGTGCTCGAGGAGACAAAGAGGGACTTTGAAGTCATTAAGTGGTTAATAACTGAAAATAATCCCGATTTCGTTCATATGAGTGTTCCCCACACTGATGGTGTCCAGCACTTCTTCTGGAGGGATATGCTAGATCCGGAATCTCCATATCATGATTACATAGAACGTATGTGGGTTATGGTGGACGGCCTTGTTGGGGATTTGCTGAAGTTCCTCGAAAGCACGGGAGATAAGTGGTATTTCTTCATAATGTCAGACCATGGTTTTACAGAGTGCAAATACCGCTTTAATATTGCAAACTGGCTGATAAAGAAAGGCTATCTGAAGCTGACTTTTAGAGGGAAAGTTATTAGGAGTGTTTCAAGAATTATCTCGCTTGATACTGCTTACAAGATTGTCGAAAAAACGATCAAGTTTGGCAATGAAAAACTGAGAATAAAACGACTTAAATGGGGAGTTCAGCACAAGCTGGCAGGTGACGTACTTTACCAGGTTATAGGCTTCAAAAACACGAAGGTTATACCCATTGAGGGCCAGCTGCTGTACCTAAACCGCCGGCTGTTCAAGAATGAAGAGGAAAGAAAACGCTTTGTCACCCAGCTTGTTAGTGAACTCAAAAATATAATAAGACCTGATGGTGAGCCATTTACACTGGAAATCTACGAGGGACATCAGTTATACAACGAGAATGCACCAGATATAATTCTGTTGCCCAATCAGACGTACGTGTATTCTCTTCCGTTCATCCATAGTGATTGGGACATCCCCCCAGAAGGCAAATGGACTGGAATGCATGATCTATATGGAATTTTTGTTGCCGTTGGAGGAGGGATAAAAGAAAATTATGAAGTTGATGGGGCAAGGTTGGTGGATCTAATGCCTACGATACTACAAGTGTATGGTATTCCGATCCCAAAAGATGTAAGTGGAAAAGTCTTAAGGGATATTTTTGAGGACAGAGAATTTAGAGAAGAGGAGCCTGAATATGTTGATTATAACCTTAAAATGCAAGTGAGGAAGATTGCAAAAAAGTTGAAACTGTAG
- a CDS encoding glycosyltransferase family 4 protein, whose translation MRILMTAPPLADVLSPGGIYKVIREISKNLVKRGHEVIVLQLNPLNRPNEEEYDGFKIIRVDSKHFYGLSLGMYSYLKKHLAELDPDIVHVHGYHNLLAPEVIWVIKRNYPSVPLVFSPHLDVARSTLGGRYFWRGYNAIIGKKAFDLADRIISPSEFEVNILVHQFSISPDKILIIPHGVDIIDTEKPLKQRDKICLLYSGYLIKRKRVEYVLESLHSLVYDFGVDDVILTIIGEGPEKKRLLELARKLRIMNKIEWKPFLPRKEFINKIKNADVFLLLSESEAYGITVAEALALGTPVIVTKKAALREFLTEPGCFGVDYPPNPKEVARLILEIANNDVKVGPFSKKIRTWKEVVKDYENLYKDILGI comes from the coding sequence ATGAGAATACTAATGACCGCTCCTCCTCTAGCCGATGTTTTATCTCCGGGGGGAATTTATAAAGTCATTAGGGAAATATCTAAAAATCTTGTTAAGAGGGGGCATGAAGTTATTGTTTTACAGTTAAACCCCCTAAATCGACCAAATGAGGAGGAGTATGATGGGTTTAAGATAATCCGAGTTGATTCAAAACATTTCTATGGACTGAGCCTTGGGATGTACTCCTACCTGAAAAAGCATTTAGCTGAGTTGGATCCAGATATTGTTCATGTTCATGGGTATCATAATTTGCTTGCCCCTGAAGTAATTTGGGTAATCAAAAGAAACTACCCCTCTGTACCTTTGGTATTTTCACCTCATTTGGATGTGGCTAGGAGCACATTGGGGGGTAGATATTTTTGGAGAGGTTATAATGCCATTATCGGAAAGAAAGCATTTGACCTAGCGGATCGTATAATTTCACCTTCTGAATTTGAGGTCAACATTCTTGTACACCAATTTAGCATTAGTCCAGATAAAATCTTAATAATACCACATGGTGTGGATATAATTGATACAGAAAAGCCTCTAAAGCAGAGAGATAAAATCTGCCTTCTTTATTCTGGTTATTTAATAAAGAGGAAAAGGGTTGAGTATGTATTGGAGAGCCTGCATAGCTTAGTTTATGATTTCGGAGTGGACGATGTTATCCTCACGATAATTGGGGAAGGTCCAGAGAAAAAAAGATTATTAGAGTTAGCTAGGAAACTAAGGATTATGAATAAGATAGAATGGAAACCCTTTTTACCAAGAAAGGAATTTATAAATAAAATAAAAAACGCAGATGTGTTTTTGTTGCTCTCTGAATCTGAGGCATATGGAATAACTGTTGCGGAAGCTCTAGCTTTGGGGACCCCGGTAATAGTAACAAAAAAAGCTGCTTTAAGAGAGTTTCTAACTGAGCCTGGGTGCTTTGGTGTGGATTACCCTCCAAATCCAAAAGAGGTTGCTAGATTAATACTAGAGATTGCTAATAATGATGTTAAAGTGGGGCCGTTTAGTAAAAAGATAAGAACTTGGAAGGAGGTGGTAAAAGACTATGAAAACCTTTACAAAGATATACTTGGAATATGA
- a CDS encoding glycosyltransferase family 4 protein — MEYEVKNNKKINAVFLSWYFPKGSGGFTYRKKLLTLLSSLESIGRITVLTSDNELKKIQNSKIRVLILNDTIPKNPLSRFLKFLLFQFKTILHLIKLSRDYSMVFVMAGNNFTFPVLFSKFILKKKIVYLMSGVGGMSVWKLYSKNLLSRLVAILDELVLLISDFIILESPGLKDTLKLDRYRGKVIQNGRMYVESEKMQYITPFSKRATLVGYIGRLSPEKGIVNFIHGILKIFNEPKRSSQCGFNVIIGGKGPLESKIRELVIQQNDDIKMKIKILGYIPDNELINVLNKLRLLVFPSPINSLDGLPNIILEAMACGTPVLATSTGAILDVIIDETTGFIMGSNSPGDISRNIKRALMHPELLKISKKGMESIRKEFSFDSALRRWERIISTYLGEGKW, encoded by the coding sequence TTGGAATATGAAGTCAAAAATAATAAAAAGATTAATGCTGTCTTCTTGAGTTGGTACTTTCCAAAAGGAAGTGGGGGATTTACATATCGGAAAAAACTTTTAACCTTGTTATCTTCACTTGAGTCAATTGGAAGGATAACGGTTTTGACAAGTGATAATGAGTTGAAAAAAATTCAGAATTCCAAAATTAGAGTGCTTATTTTAAATGATACTATTCCAAAAAACCCACTGTCTAGATTCCTTAAATTTTTGCTGTTCCAATTTAAGACAATACTCCATCTCATAAAACTTAGTAGAGATTACTCAATGGTGTTTGTCATGGCCGGAAACAATTTTACTTTTCCAGTGTTGTTTTCTAAATTCATTTTAAAAAAGAAAATTGTATATTTAATGTCTGGTGTGGGAGGCATGTCAGTATGGAAGTTATATTCAAAAAATCTCTTGTCAAGACTAGTTGCTATTTTGGATGAACTTGTTCTTCTGATTAGTGATTTCATTATCCTCGAATCTCCTGGATTAAAAGATACCCTCAAGCTTGATAGATACAGGGGAAAAGTTATTCAAAATGGACGTATGTATGTAGAATCAGAAAAAATGCAGTACATAACTCCCTTTTCTAAACGAGCAACTTTGGTTGGGTATATTGGTAGACTAAGTCCTGAAAAGGGGATTGTAAATTTTATACATGGAATATTAAAAATATTTAATGAGCCCAAAAGAAGTTCCCAGTGTGGATTTAATGTTATCATTGGAGGCAAGGGGCCTTTAGAGAGTAAAATTAGGGAATTAGTAATCCAGCAGAATGACGACATCAAAATGAAAATAAAAATTTTGGGGTATATCCCCGACAATGAACTAATAAATGTACTGAATAAGTTGAGACTTCTAGTGTTCCCATCCCCAATAAATAGTTTAGACGGATTGCCTAATATAATATTAGAAGCAATGGCATGTGGAACTCCGGTATTAGCAACGTCTACAGGAGCAATATTAGATGTAATTATTGATGAAACGACTGGGTTTATTATGGGTAGCAACTCTCCGGGGGATATCTCAAGGAATATTAAGAGGGCACTAATGCACCCAGAGTTGCTGAAAATATCGAAAAAAGGCATGGAATCCATAAGAAAAGAATTTAGTTTTGATAGTGCTTTAAGACGATGGGAGAGAATAATATCCACTTATCTTGGTGAGGGAAAATGGTAA
- a CDS encoding DUF1972 domain-containing protein has translation MVLKSPSIALVGSRGIPGRYGGTETVVHELSKRLKAKFQVYVTCESDRFSEDEYDGIIRVHIPSVQGKSLTIPSVNDVIATTYLLLRHSKDVDLIYHVSPDGALAAVLSRLAKKRVLINSDGVEWRRLIKRSRFVPFHLFPLYLATMVHMYLMERLSCKLPDVTIADSLAIEEHLKRMHKPKKVVYIAYGARELMPSSIPKEEERSILGKFGIKPRGYYLTVARIVAENNIHIELEGFKKANSTKKLVIVGNFNKNDPYSKHLFKLAKGNENILLLDPIYDREILGVLRKNAFAYIHAYEVGGTNPSLLEQMLFKRPILAYDVPFNKEVLQEGGIYFKDAEDLANKMEMLERGEFNLRLIKKTQIKRIKRQYNWEKVAGEYERLFRLVLRGRSYEGE, from the coding sequence ATGGTGTTAAAATCACCAAGTATTGCTCTAGTGGGCTCTAGAGGCATTCCAGGGAGGTACGGGGGAACTGAAACAGTTGTTCATGAACTCTCGAAGAGATTGAAAGCCAAATTTCAGGTTTATGTAACATGTGAGTCCGATAGATTCTCTGAGGATGAATATGACGGAATAATCAGAGTTCATATTCCATCTGTCCAAGGAAAGAGCTTGACTATCCCCTCGGTCAATGACGTCATTGCTACCACGTACCTCCTTCTTAGACACTCCAAAGACGTTGATCTTATTTACCACGTTTCGCCTGATGGTGCTCTGGCAGCTGTTCTCTCAAGACTGGCAAAGAAGAGGGTCCTAATAAACTCTGATGGTGTTGAGTGGCGCAGGTTAATAAAGAGGAGCCGGTTTGTGCCGTTTCACCTCTTCCCGCTTTACCTCGCTACGATGGTACACATGTACCTGATGGAGCGCCTTTCCTGCAAGTTGCCGGATGTCACTATTGCAGATTCTCTTGCCATCGAAGAACATCTTAAGAGAATGCACAAACCAAAAAAAGTGGTATACATTGCCTATGGGGCGAGGGAATTGATGCCCTCAAGCATTCCAAAGGAAGAGGAGCGTAGTATTTTAGGAAAATTCGGCATTAAACCTAGAGGATACTATCTCACTGTGGCTAGAATAGTTGCGGAGAACAACATCCACATTGAACTGGAGGGGTTTAAAAAAGCAAACTCAACAAAGAAGCTTGTTATCGTTGGGAACTTCAACAAAAATGATCCGTATAGTAAACATCTCTTCAAACTGGCCAAGGGCAATGAGAATATACTTTTACTTGACCCAATCTATGACCGGGAAATCCTTGGAGTTTTAAGGAAGAATGCCTTTGCCTATATCCACGCCTATGAAGTTGGGGGGACAAATCCTTCCCTGCTTGAGCAGATGCTGTTCAAGAGACCTATCTTGGCATATGATGTCCCATTTAACAAGGAAGTCTTGCAAGAGGGAGGAATATACTTTAAAGATGCCGAGGATTTAGCCAATAAAATGGAGATGCTTGAGAGAGGGGAGTTCAATTTAAGGCTTATAAAGAAAACCCAGATTAAGAGAATAAAGAGACAGTACAACTGGGAGAAAGTTGCAGGGGAGTATGAAAGGTTGTTTAGACTAGTATTGCGGGGGCGGTCTTATGAGGGAGAATGA
- a CDS encoding protoporphyrinogen/coproporphyrinogen oxidase encodes MKEEIGILGGGLTGLSLGYFLNQKSYKFMILEKNQETSGLLKSIQIDGFTFDIGGSHIIFSKDKGILNLMVSLLGDNVVRNRRNTKILYKGHYIKYPFENGLADLPKRDNFECLYYFVQNLISKEKGLLNPPRNMKEWFYYTFGKGIAEKYLIPYNEKIWKYPLDQMSTVWVDRIPQPPVEDIIKSSLGIPTEGYTHQIYFYYPKYGGIQSLAKAFEKPINGNIITNFEVRKIKKEEGKWIISNGKQEFEVDKLISTIPLQELIKALEDVPNEVIEAVNNLKFNSLITVGIGVDKPKLNDFSWLYIPDKDVLTHRVSFPSNYSPYGAPQGKSSVLAEITYKDGDGVSRASDKEIAERTVEDLDRLGIIDKDEVILTTVYRFKYAYVIYDLNYKENLKTIFSYLKTIGIDSIGRFGSWEYANMDAVVKMVKKYVEGS; translated from the coding sequence ATGAAGGAAGAGATAGGGATCCTCGGCGGTGGTTTGACAGGACTTTCGTTAGGATATTTTCTTAATCAAAAAAGCTATAAGTTTATGATCCTCGAAAAGAACCAAGAAACTTCAGGATTGTTAAAGTCAATTCAAATAGATGGATTTACCTTTGATATTGGCGGTTCCCACATAATATTTTCAAAGGACAAAGGGATCCTCAATTTAATGGTGTCACTGCTCGGAGACAACGTTGTTAGAAACCGAAGAAACACTAAAATTCTTTATAAAGGACACTACATAAAGTATCCCTTCGAGAACGGCTTAGCTGATTTGCCAAAGAGGGACAATTTTGAGTGCTTATACTACTTTGTCCAGAACCTAATCTCAAAAGAGAAGGGACTACTGAACCCCCCACGAAATATGAAAGAGTGGTTCTACTACACATTTGGTAAAGGAATTGCAGAAAAATATCTGATCCCCTACAACGAGAAGATTTGGAAGTACCCCCTAGATCAAATGAGCACAGTCTGGGTCGATAGAATCCCCCAGCCACCAGTTGAGGACATAATAAAGTCCTCCCTTGGAATACCAACTGAAGGCTATACTCACCAGATCTACTTCTATTATCCAAAATACGGTGGGATACAGAGCCTGGCAAAAGCCTTTGAAAAGCCGATAAATGGTAACATAATTACAAATTTTGAAGTCAGAAAGATCAAAAAAGAAGAAGGGAAGTGGATAATCTCGAACGGGAAGCAAGAATTTGAAGTTGATAAGCTAATTTCTACAATTCCATTGCAAGAGTTAATTAAAGCCCTAGAAGACGTGCCCAATGAAGTTATCGAGGCAGTAAATAACTTGAAGTTCAACTCTCTAATAACGGTCGGAATAGGAGTTGATAAGCCAAAACTCAATGACTTTTCATGGCTCTACATTCCGGATAAGGACGTTTTAACTCACAGGGTTAGCTTCCCCTCCAACTATTCGCCTTATGGGGCTCCTCAAGGGAAGTCTTCAGTTCTGGCTGAGATAACATACAAAGACGGGGATGGGGTAAGCCGGGCGAGTGACAAAGAAATTGCAGAGAGAACTGTGGAAGATTTGGATAGGTTAGGAATAATTGATAAGGATGAGGTAATCCTAACAACAGTTTATAGATTCAAGTATGCCTATGTGATTTACGATCTGAATTATAAAGAAAATCTTAAAACAATATTTAGTTATTTAAAGACGATAGGAATCGACAGCATTGGAAGATTCGGAAGTTGGGAGTATGCAAATATGGATGCGGTAGTTAAAATGGTGAAAAAATATGTCGAAGGTTCCTAG
- a CDS encoding glycosyltransferase family 2 protein: protein MRTLIIIPAYNEELTIGSIVALAKKYGDVLVVDDGSSDRTSEIAQKAGAIVIRHKTNSGKGAALRTGFEYALSKDYDVVVTIDADGQHNPEEIPYLVEPLIKGEADFVIGSRYLNGSKKKIPLYRRLGLWVLNKSTKVASKMEVDSQSGFRALRRKALEKLNLSSSGYAVETDMVINAREQGLRIKEVPISVRYDVPNKHKKNPVSHGLGVLASVVGLIGYKRPLLLFGVLSLMSFVTAGVLAYLALQPYYHGGRVFLTQAIGAGIFTIIGIQLFVAGLTLNVLAKMVRE from the coding sequence ATGAGGACGCTGATAATAATTCCCGCGTACAACGAAGAGCTTACGATTGGATCAATCGTTGCGCTGGCCAAGAAGTACGGCGACGTTCTGGTAGTTGATGATGGCTCAAGCGATAGAACATCGGAGATCGCTCAAAAGGCAGGGGCCATCGTTATAAGGCACAAAACCAACAGCGGCAAGGGTGCCGCCCTGAGGACGGGCTTCGAGTACGCGCTTAGTAAGGACTACGATGTTGTTGTAACAATTGACGCCGATGGACAGCACAACCCTGAGGAGATTCCTTACCTCGTTGAGCCACTCATTAAAGGAGAAGCTGATTTTGTTATAGGCTCCCGCTATCTTAACGGTTCTAAGAAGAAGATACCGTTGTACAGGAGACTCGGCCTCTGGGTGCTTAACAAGAGCACCAAAGTTGCCTCGAAGATGGAAGTTGACTCGCAGAGCGGGTTCAGGGCCCTAAGGAGAAAGGCCCTTGAGAAGTTGAACTTAAGCAGCAGTGGCTACGCCGTTGAGACTGACATGGTGATCAACGCAAGGGAACAGGGGCTTAGGATTAAAGAGGTCCCGATAAGTGTGAGGTACGATGTCCCGAACAAGCACAAGAAGAACCCGGTTTCCCACGGCTTGGGTGTCCTGGCCAGCGTTGTTGGTTTAATTGGGTATAAAAGGCCCCTCCTGCTCTTTGGGGTTTTGAGTTTGATGTCCTTTGTAACTGCTGGAGTACTGGCTTACTTGGCCCTCCAGCCTTATTATCACGGGGGAAGGGTTTTTTTAACTCAGGCAATAGGTGCGGGCATATTTACTATAATAGGAATACAGCTCTTTGTTGCAGGACTGACGTTGAACGTGTTAGCGAAGATGGTGAGGGAGTGA
- a CDS encoding glycosyltransferase family 2 protein, with the protein MSKVPRVSIIILNWNGWRDTIECLESLYRITYPNYDVIVVDNGSEDDSVQKIKEYAAGKIKVNSKFFEYNPYNKPIKVFEILENEAKQGKFNRPHYGKFDSNRRMILIKNEDNYGFAGGNNVGIKFALSVLNPDYVLLLNNDTVVDPNFLIELIKVAESDEKIGIVGPKIYYYDYNGRDDVIWFAGGELSQFGWFYYHRDQKIAEKYSTSPTSVDWITGASMLLKVNNLGRLTILSQDYFFGNEDVDLCIHASKRELINMYVPKAKIWHKVGVARKKVASVSPELFIKTHLDYIKLIQKHSDRLSFFHRFLHVAIKISIGIIILSIKHRDSHVLSLFLDSLLS; encoded by the coding sequence ATGTCGAAGGTTCCTAGAGTTTCGATTATCATTTTAAACTGGAACGGCTGGAGAGACACTATTGAATGCCTCGAATCGCTTTATCGGATAACCTATCCCAACTATGATGTTATCGTTGTGGATAATGGGTCAGAAGATGACTCTGTTCAAAAAATTAAAGAGTATGCAGCGGGGAAAATCAAGGTTAATTCAAAGTTCTTTGAGTACAATCCATATAACAAACCGATTAAGGTTTTTGAGATACTTGAAAATGAAGCAAAACAGGGGAAGTTCAACAGACCTCATTACGGGAAATTTGATTCCAATAGAAGGATGATTTTAATCAAAAACGAAGACAACTACGGATTTGCTGGCGGGAATAACGTTGGGATAAAGTTTGCTCTGAGTGTTCTAAACCCAGACTATGTGTTACTATTAAATAATGATACCGTTGTAGATCCGAACTTTTTAATAGAGCTCATTAAAGTTGCAGAGAGTGATGAGAAGATTGGAATTGTTGGTCCAAAAATATATTATTACGACTACAATGGAAGGGATGACGTGATATGGTTCGCCGGAGGAGAATTATCTCAATTTGGATGGTTTTATTATCACAGAGATCAAAAAATCGCCGAAAAGTATAGCACCTCCCCAACTAGTGTGGATTGGATTACTGGAGCTTCAATGCTTTTAAAAGTTAACAACTTGGGAAGACTAACTATACTAAGTCAGGACTATTTCTTTGGAAATGAAGATGTTGATCTCTGTATCCATGCCTCAAAACGGGAATTGATTAACATGTATGTTCCAAAAGCCAAGATTTGGCATAAAGTGGGAGTTGCCAGAAAGAAAGTTGCAAGCGTATCCCCGGAGCTCTTTATTAAGACCCATTTAGATTATATTAAATTGATACAGAAACACTCGGACAGATTGAGCTTTTTTCATCGCTTTTTGCATGTAGCCATTAAAATAAGCATCGGAATTATTATTCTTTCAATTAAACATCGGGATTCACATGTACTATCTCTGTTCTTAGATTCATTATTATCCTGA